A genome region from Fusarium musae strain F31 chromosome 5, whole genome shotgun sequence includes the following:
- a CDS encoding hypothetical protein (EggNog:ENOG41) has product MSSDPPPHGFEEKELKEFNLQQPPPTRNPSQFSASQQQVPARTDSPNPAPEQKQSAPSLDTFPTLQAPHETNDSTSIRSPIGQRADASRLDDNIELLRIERAVSADDASQMRKRAHNVEPEDAFNAPIPAETYHNEKKVDPDASLLKLWMFLRKFPRFVRYVVYLIPGAAILLIPVLLGAFALKSDGKRRDVNGVDLMWFGIWLEIVWGVLWVSRMITSLLPPTFKLVAKLFGSTNAKKWKDIGYQLDLHTAVFLWFLAILISFEPTMLNHNFRDRKPNWVNIMNKVIIALFTLATLNFVEKILIQWIAFTFHQRTYATRIDNNKADIGQLVHLYEHAKAHNEKTDYFFQRGSNSASGAQTPLQTLQDNARNAWNKVGYVAGRVGNDLIGRKVDSNHPRRVVNELLKTMSTAHTLARLIYRCAVKEGEDLVYLEDMEKIFETEEEAEAAFMMFDKDMNGDISLDEFEAVCNEIHLEKKAIAASLKDLDSVIKKLDKVFVFIIIVITIIVFISILSGSAAAALGSAGTVVLGLAWVLQATAQEFLQSIIFVFVKHPFDVGDRVTVYGSTGDTMMGDDYYVTEISLLYTEFKKMQGHIVQAPNSLLNNLFILNQRRSNGLADVLPLVMRFGTPQHMIDELKARMTDFCLANKRDYAPRIITEMTKIDEVRSCSMNMIFFHKTNFQNELLRLNRHNKFVTELMTQMVNVGIQSPFRIEPGGSREHPMFWSGLQPPPAYGKEPDHGGVELHDKPAHDRPLHSEGPPLSHVSSTYSRRGVDRMGSIDNNVNDFQDVFENRRDNIHAHRLASIREKERGSRIEDEKERRSLASSSGVDRRTSTDSRSRVFGRVRTGSKSRRPGDIV; this is encoded by the coding sequence ATGAGTTCCGATCCTCCGCCTCATGGCTTCGAAGAGAAGGAGTTAAAAGAATTCAATCTCCAGCAGCCACCTCCAACACGAAACCCATCCCAATTCAGCGCCTCGCAGCAACAAGTGCCAGCACGGACAGATTCACCAAACCCAGCACCCGAACAAAAGCAATCTGCTCCATCACTCGACACATTCCCTACTCTTCAAGCACCGCATGAAACAAATGACTCGACCTCAATCAGATCACCAATTGGACAGCGCGCCGATGCCAGCCGACTTGACGATAACATCGAACTTCTGCGAATCGAGCGTGCTGTTTCTGCTGATGATGCGAGTCAAATGAGGAAGCGTGCTCATAATGTTGAGCCCGAGGATGCTTTCAATGCACCCATTCCCGCCGAGACCTATCataatgagaagaaggtggaTCCCGATGCTTCTTTATTAAAACTCTGGATGTTTCTGAGAAAGTTTCCCCGATTCGTTCGATATGTTGTGTATTTGATCCCAGGTGCTGCTATCCTTCTCATTCCTGTCTTGCTCGGTGCGTTCGCACTCAAGTCCGATGGCAAGCGCCGAGATGTCAACGGTGTCGATCTCATGTGGTTCGGTATTTGGCTTGAGATCGTCTGGGGAGTCCTCTGGGTCTCTCGTATGATTACAAGTCTCCTACCCCCAACTTTCAAACTTGTTGCAAAGCTCTTTGGATCTACCAACGCCAAGAAGTGGAAGGATATCGGATATCAGCTTGACCTTCACACGGCTGTCTTCCTTTGGTTCCTTGCAATTCTCATCTCATTTGAACCGACCATGCTGAACCACAACTTCCGGGACCGCAAGCCAAACTGGGTCAATATCATGAACAAGGTCATTATTGCCCTGTTCACTCTGGCGACACTCAACTTTGTCGAGAAGATCCTTATTCAATGGATCGCTTTCACCTTCCATCAGCGAACCTACGCGACTCGAATCGACAACAACAAGGCAGATATTGGTCAGCTTGTCCATCTCTATGAGCACGCCAAAGCCCACAATGAAAAGACCGACTACTTCTTCCAGCGTGGTAGCAACTCTGCCAGTGGTGCGCAAACTCCCCTACAGACACTCCAGGACAACGCCCGAAACGCATGGAACAAAGTCGGTTATGTTGCTGGCCGGGTTGGAAATGATTTGATCGGCCGCAAGGTCGACAGCAACCACCCTCGCAGAGTTGTTAATGAATTACTCAAGACCATGTCTACAGCTCACACCCTGGCCCGCCTGATCTATCGCTGCGCTGTCAAGGAGGGCGAAGACCTTGTCTATCTCGAAGATATGGAGAAGATCTTCGAgactgaagaagaggctgaagcaGCTTTTATGATGTTCGACAAGGACATGAACGGCGACATCTCACTCGACGAATTCGAAGCTGTGTGTAATGAGATCCACCTTGAAAAGAAGGCCATTGCCGCATCGCTCAAGGACCTTGATTCGGTGATTAAGAAGCTCGACAAGGTCTTTgtgttcatcatcatcgtcatcaccatTATCGTCTTTATCTCGATTCTCTCCGGTTCAGCTGCCGCCGCTCTCGGTTCTGCAGGGACCGTGGTTCTCGGTCTAGCGTGGGTTCTTCAGGCCACAGCCCAGGAGTTCCTCCAgtccatcatcttcgtctttgtCAAGCACCcctttgatgttggtgatcGTGTGACTGTTTACGGATCTACCGGCGACACCATGATGGGTGATGATTACTACGTGACTGAGATTTCTCTCCTCTACACCGAGTTCAAGAAGATGCAGGGTCACATCGTCCAGGCTCCCAACTCacttctcaacaacctcttcaTTCTGAATCAGCGACGATCAAACGGTTTGGCCGATGTTCTTCCTCTGGTGATGCGCTTCGGTACCCCTCAGCACATGATTGATGAACTCAAGGCCCGTATGACCGACTTTTGTCTGGCGAACAAGCGTGACTACGCGCCTCGCATCATTACTGAGATGACCAAGATTGACGAAGTGCGATCGTGCAGTATGAACATGATCTTCTTCCACAAGACTAACTTCCAGAACGAACTGCTCCGCCTCAACCGTCATAACAAGTTTGTCACTGAGTTGATGACTCAGATGGTCAACGTTGGTATCCAGTCACCGTTCCGCATCGAGCCTGGTGGCAGTCGCGAGCATCCCATGTTCTGGTCTGGTCTTCAGCCTCCTCCCGCGTATGGAAAGGAGCCCGATCATGGTGGCGTTGAGCTTCACGACAAACCCGCCCATGACCGACCTCTCCACTCTGAAGGGCCTCCTCTGAGCCATGTTTCCTCAACCTACAGCCGCCGAGGCGTCGATCGCATGGGTTCCATTGACAACAATGTGAACGATTTCCAAGATGTTTTCGAAAACAGACGAGACAACATCCACGCACACCGACTTGCTTCCATCCGAGAAAAGGAACGGGGCTCCCGAAtcgaagatgagaaggaacGTCGATCGCTTGCTAGTTCTTCGGGAGTGGATCGCCGTACTTCAACGGATAGTCGATCCCGAGTGTTTGGTCGCGTCAGGACTGGGTCTAAGAGCCGACGTCCGGGTGATATTGTCTGA
- a CDS encoding hypothetical protein (CAZy:GH31~BUSCO:EOG09260B3X): MKSNTASSFRWTALLLLLGTFTCFFQSAIAVKDKDFKKCDQSGFCKRNRAYADNAVAQGSNWKVPYEISADSTVFEDGKLQAVVVKTINSHGETVRLPLTISFLKSGAARVTMDEEKRRNKDVVLRDDSPVRKERYNEADDWVLVGGLDLDKEAQLAFQDKSQINIKYGPEAKQEAIIKFSPFEIDFRRDGNSHVKFNDRGLLNMEHWRPKIENKEGEEAAEDESTWWDESFGGNTDTKPRGPESVALDITFHGYEHVFGIPEHTGPLSLKQTRGGEGNYDEPYRMYNADVFEYILDSPMTLYGSIPFMQAHRKGSSVGVFWFNVAETWVDITKAKNQMNPLSLGVGGKTSTHTHWISESGLLDVFVLLGPTPKDLTKTYGELTGYTAMPQEFAIAYHQCRWNYISSDDVRNVDRNMDKHKIPYDVIWLDLEYTDDRKYFTWEPHSFPDPIDMGEHLDAHGRQLVVLLDPHIKKTDNYAASEELVAQDLGVHDKEQKLYEGWCWPGASNWIDCFNPKAIEWWKTMLKFDKFKGTMSNTWMWNDMSEPSVFNGPEVTMPKDNIHHGGWEHRDVHNLNGLTFQNATFQALLHREKGELRRPFILTRAFYAGSQKLGAMWTGDNQADWGHLATSIPMTINQGISGFPFAGADVGGFFGNPEKDLLVRWYQTGIWYPFFRAHAHIDARRREPYLLGEHYTPIATAAIRLRYSLLPAWYTAFYNAAQDGSPIIRPMFWTHPSEEAGFALEDQFFVGSTGLLVKPVTEQNKESVDVWIPDDEVYYDYFTYDVQKTSKGKYLTVSAPLDKIPVLLRGGHIIPRRDIPRRSSALMRFDDYTLIVSASKASAAEGELYVDDGDSFDYEQGQYIHRKFTLSGNTLTSIEAEGRDTKSIKSGPWLKAMEKVNVDKIIIVGAPKTWDQKEVQVESEGRTWTANVQYHAAKGSRAAFAVVGRVGAKIGEDWSVKLA, from the exons atgaagTCGAATACGGCGTCGTCCTTTCGCTGGACGGCGCTATTGCTGCTACTAGGCACATTTACGTGCTTTTTCCAGTCAGCTA TTGCCGTGAAAGACAAGGACTTCAAGAAATGCGACCAATCCGGCTTCTGCAAACGAAATCGCGCCTACGCCGACAACGCTGTTGCCCAAGGTTCAAACTGGAAAGTCCCATATGAGATCTCAGCCGATTCGACAGTTTTTGAGGATGGAAAATTGCAGGCCGTGGttgtcaagaccatcaatAGCCATGGAGAGACCGTCCGCCTGCCCCTTACAATTTCATTCCTCAAGTCTGGTGCCGCCCGAGTCACAATGGACGAAGAGAAGCGACGCAACAAAGATGTGGTCTTGCGAGACGATAGCCCTGTCCGAAAGGAAAGATACAACGAGGCGGACGACTGGGTTCTTGTTGGTGGTTTGGACCTTGACAAGGAGGCGCAACTTGCATTCCAAGATAAGTCTCAGATCAATATCAAATATGGACCCGAGGCCAAGCAGGAAGCCATCATCAAGTTTTCGCCTTTCGAAATCGACTTCCGGCGTGATGGTAACTCACACGTCAAGTTTAACGACCGCGGTTTGCTCAACATGGAGCACTGGAGGCCCAAGATTGAGAACAAGGAAGGCGAGGAagctgctgaagatgagagtACGTGGTGGGACGAATCTTTCGGTGGAAATACCGACACTAAACCCCGAGGGCCCGAAAGCGTTGCTTTGGACATAACTTTCCACGGGTATGAGCATGTGTTTGGCATTCCGGAACACACTGGTCCTCTATCACTGAAGCAAACGCGTGGCGGAGAAGGCAACTACGATGAGCCTTATCGTATGTACAACGCCGATGTTTTCGAGTACATTCTCGACAGCCCAATGACGCTTTATGGCTCCATTCCCTTCATGCAGGCGCATCGCAAAGGTTCATCAGTTGGCGTTTTCTGGTTCAACGTCGCCGAGACTTGGGTCGATATCACTAAGGCCAAGAACCAAATGAATCCGTTAAGCCTTGGAGTTGGTGGTAAGACTAGCACTCATACCCATTGGATCTCTGAGTCTGGTCTTCTGGAtgtctttgttcttcttggtccTACCCCCAAGGACCTTACCAAGACTTATGGCGAGTTGACTGGCTACACCGCTATGCCTCAAGAATTTGCAATTGCCTACCACCAATGCCGATGGAACTACATCTCCAGCGATGATGTTCGAAACGTTGATCGCAACATGGACAAGCACAAGATTCCATACGACGTCATCTGGCTCGACCTCGAGTACACAGATGATCGCAAGTATTTCACCTGGGAACCTCACTCGTTCCCCGATCCCATTGACATGGGTGAGCACCTCGACGCTCATGGTCGTCAACTAGTTGTTTTACTTGACCCTCATATCAAGAAAACCGACAACTATGCTGCTTCCGAAGAACTCGTCGCTCAAGACCTTGGTGTCCATGACAAGGAGCAGAAGCTCTATGAAGGATGGTGCTGGCCTGGAGCGTCCAACTGGATCGACTGCTTCAACCCTAAGGCTATCGAATGGTGGAAGACTATGCTCAAGTTTGACAAGTTCAAGGGAACCATGTCCAACACTTGGATGTGGAACGATATGAGCGAGCCCTCAGTCTTCAACGGGCCCGAGGTGACTATGCCCAAGGACAACATTCACCACGGAGGATGGGAGCACCGTGATGTCCACAACCTAAACGGCTTGACCTTCCAGAACGCAACGTTCCAGGCTCTCCTTCACCGCGAGAAGGGCGAGCTTCGACGACCATTCATCCTGACCCGAGCCTTCTACGCCGGCTCGCAAAAGCTTGGTGCTATGTGGACCGGAGATAACCAGGCCGATTGGGGACACTTGGCTACCTCTATTCCCATGACCATCAACCAAGGAATTTCCGGCTTCCCTTTTGCCGGTGCTGACGTCGGAGGCTTCTTTGGTAACCCCGAGAAGGATCTTCTCGTCCGCTGGTATCAGACTGGTATCTGGTATCCTTTTTTCCGAGCTCATGCCCACATTGATGCTCGTCGTCGCGAGCCTTACCTCCTAGGCGAGCATTACACGCCAATTGCAACCGCCGCAATCCGACTCCGATACTCGCTTCTCCCTGCTTGGTATACTGCATTCTACAATGCTGCCCAGGACGGAAGCCCCATTATCCGACCTATGTTCTGGACCCATCCCTCAGAGGAGGCTGGTTTTGCTCTTGAAGATCAGTTCTTCGTCGGCTCAACCGGCCTCTTGGTGAAACCAGTCACAGAGCAGAACAAAGAGTCTGTCGATGTCTGGATTCCCGATGACGAGGTCTATTATGATTACTTTACCTACGATGTTCAAAAGACAAGCAAGGGCAAGTATCTTACAGTGAGCGCGCCCCTTGACAAGATCCCCGTTCTATTGCGAGGTGGTCATATCATTCCTCGACGAGATATTCCCCGACGATCAAGCGCTCTGATGCGATTCGATGACTACACACTTATTGTCTCAGCCTCGAAGGCTAGCGCTGCTGAGGGTGAGCTCTATGTGGATGATGGCGACTCGTTTGATTACGAGCAAGGTCAATACATTCACCGCAAGTTCACGCTTAGTGGAAACACCCTGACCTCTATTGAGGCCGAGGGACGTGACACCAAGTCTATCAAGTCTGGCCCTTGGCTGAAGGCCATGGAGAAGGTGAAcgttgacaagatcatcattgTCGGTGCGCCCAAGACCTGGGACCAGAAGGAGGTGCAGGTCGAGTCTGAGGGACGAACATGGACGGCCAATGTTCAATATCACGCAGCCAAGGGCAGCCGCGCAGCCTTTGCGGTTGTTGGCCGAGTTGGAGCCAAAATTGGCGAGGATTGGAGCGTCAAGCTTGCTTAA
- the NDK1 gene encoding nucleoside diphosphate kinase (EggNog:ENOG41~BUSCO:EOG09264YKY), producing MAAEEPRQREDPAASGKNWKQQQGRRSAENLAPRFFALLFALLALYILFSPPSSGLSPPVDPSSTSTSYSVPTSQVIPDKNIAKMSSSEQTFIAIKPDGVQRGLVGPIISRFENRGFKLAAIKLVTPGKEHLEKHYADLAGKPFFPGLIEYMNSGPICAMVWEGRDAVKTGRAILGATNPLASSPGTIRGDYAIDVGRNVCHGSDSVENAQKEIALWFKEGEVVSWKSAQFNWVYEKA from the exons atggctgcagAGGAGCCCCGCCAACGTGAAGACCCCGCCGCCAGCGGCAAGAATTGGAAGCAACAGCAGGGACGGAGAAGTGCGGAAAATCTGGCCCCGCGATTTTTTGCTCTTCTCTTCGCCCTCCTCGCCCTTTATATCCTCTTTTCACCGCCTTCTTCAGGCCTTTCCCCTCCAGTCGATCCCTCCTCTACCTCTACTTCTTACTCTGTTCCTACATCTCAAGTCATACCAGACAAGAATATCGCCAAAATGTCCTCCTCCGAGCAGAC CTTCATCGCTATCAAGCCCGACGGTGTCCAG CGTGGCCTCGTTGGTCCCATCATCTCTCGATTCGAGAACCGAGG CTTCAAGCTTGCTGCCATCAAGCTCGTCACCCCCGGCAAGGAGCACCTCGAGAAGCACT ATGCCGATCTCGCTGGCAAGCCCTTCTTCCCTGGTCTGATTGAGT ACATGAACTCTGGCCCCATCTGCGCCATGGTCTGGGAGGGCCGTGATGCTGTCAAGACTGGCCGTG CCATCCTCGGTGCCACCAACCCCCTTGCCTCTTCCCCCGGTACCATCCGTGGTGACTACGCCATCGATGTCGGCCGCAACGTCTGCCACGGCTCCGACTCGGTCGAGAACGCCCAGAAGGAGATTGCTCTCTGGTTCAAGGAGGGCGAGGTCGTCTCCTGGAAGTCCGCCCAGTTCAACTGGGTCTACGAGAAGGCTTAA
- a CDS encoding hypothetical protein (EggNog:ENOG41), which translates to MVSVKLAAVGAFLATAQGQIRHPNEDLILADCGIGDNKAHPGWSTSRQVNWYQDIQWPDDVSKFPPPPDLEVEVPYADGTYPWNPKGTTVKLSNGVVWTAYINPRIADGQPAGSAVTTKEGGQELTCYAYRGRPVSAAINTTVNADAVCLTAFVCNRDNRAPPRPSGMENPTSTLETSSAPPATTTFVSQPPATPSPTGDEPNPPADPNAGKLFVSILLSPRFINWPNTWQAFIEKFSWDRNTGKCVGEPAKGDGYTINIDCAGIQIDSDSHLTLIMIKALHDLGMNSTFFNQNPTVPGKRNSTGDHWVVMPESFSLQAIDVSHQKTIGYLAYNTTYDNFLTGPCSSCQSERFNKDFFDPVLEAVKGTYPLYNSYNIQAQCKLELQCLSMSNQAVDFPDLESAAIEDNYHNDDDMRLLKRLQGRWRKFHQHWDLATKQELLKLTDNGDIKTNPTNRTIPSGHKFWKKNVNVTWAKWIVMRSHYGTHKLSKYQAKLIKEFPGIFASSWVCPTQQKKGHEMAVDEPDDGPLEKDISEAFICLLDNYITNFHRQSGSKNMAALLTTFPPELREMVVELLDASSLDALTKTSN; encoded by the exons ATGGTCTCTGTCAAGTTGGCGGCCGTTGGTGCCTTTCTGGCAACTGCCCAAGGCCAAATTCGTCACCCCAATGAGGACCTGATTCTTGCCGACTGTGGCATTGGTGACAACAAAGCCCATCCTGGATGGTCTACTTCTCGCCAAGTGAACTGGTACCAGGACATTCAGTGGCCTGACGATGTCTCCAAGTTTCCCCCTCCACCCGATCTGGAGGTTGAAGTTCCTTACGCAGATGGAACCTACCCCTGGAATCCCAAGGGAACCACCGTCAAGCTGTCTAACGGTGTCGTCTGGACAGCTTACATCAACCCAAGAATCGCTGACGGTCAACCAGCTGGGTCTGCCGTCACCACCAAGGAAGGCGGTCAAGAACTTACCTGCTATGCCTATCGTGGTCGCCCTGTCAGCGCAGCAATCAACACGACTGTCAACGCTGATGCGGTCTGCTTGACTGCCTTTGTCTGCAACCGTGATAATCGCGCCCCTCCTCGCCCCAGTGGCATGGAAAATCCCACTTCTACCTTGGAAACATCTTCTGCCCCGCCTGCCACGACTACATTTGTCTCGCAGCCGCCAGCAACACCTAGTCCCACAGGTGATGAGCCAAACCCTCCAGCTGACCCCAATGCTGGCAAACTATTTGTGTCTATTCTCCTCAGCCCCCGTTTCATCAACTGGCCCAACACTTGGCAAGCCTTTATCGAGAAGTTTTCCTGGGATCGGAACACCGGAAAGTGCGTGGGTGAACCGGCGAAAGGGGACGGCTACACCATTAACATCGACTGTGCTGGCATCCAGATTGATTCTGACTCTCACCTGACACTTATCATGATCAAAGCTCTCCATGACCTTGGCATGAACAGCACATTCTTTAACCAGAACCCAACCGTACCAGGAAAGCGCAACTCCACAGGGGATCATTGGGTGGTCATGCCTGAGTCTTTCAGTTTGCAGGCCATTGATGTTTCTCATCAGAAAACCATCGGCTACCTCGCATACAACACTACATACGACAATTTCCTCACTGGACCCTGCTCGTCTTGCCAATCTGAGCGATTCAACAAGGATTTCTTTGATCCGGTTCTGGAAGCTGTCAAGGGAACTTACCCTCTCTACAACAGCTACAACATTCAGGCCCAGTGCA AACTCGAGCTCCAGTGCCTGAGCATGAGCAACCAAGCCGTGGATTTCCCAGACCTCGAGTCTGCGGCGATCGAGGACAATTACCACAACGACGATGATATGCGCCTCCTGAAGCGATTGCAGGGACGTTGGCGAAAGTTTCACCAACACTGGGACCTAGCAACGAAACAGGAGCTACTGAAGCTCACTGATAACGGGGATATCAAAACGAATCCTACTAACCGCACTATTCCCAGTGGACACAAGTTTTGGAAGAAAAATGTCAACGTGACATGGGCAAAATGGATCGTGATGCGATCACACTACGGGACACATAAATTGAGCAAGTATCAGGCTAAATTGATTAAGGAATTCCCTGGAATTTTCGCAAGTTCATGGGTGTGCCCAACGCAACAGAAGAAAGGGCACGAGATGGCTGTTGACGAGCCCGACGACGGGCCTCTGGAGAAGGATATCAGCGAAGCATTCATATGTTTGCTAGACAACTACATAACCAATTTCCATCGCCAAAGTGGTTCCAAAAATATGGCAGCTTTATTGACAACCTTTCCACCAGAGCTGCGTGAAATGGTTGTCGAGCTACTAGACGCAAGCAGTCTTGATGCGCTGACGAAAACGTCCAACTAA
- the UBC7 gene encoding Ubiquitin-conjugating enzyme E2 7 yields MTSTAHRRLLQEYRALTNNPPEGITAGPISEDDLLHWECLIQGPEGTPFEGGVFPAELKFPKDYPLAPPSMKFLADVWHPNVYPSGLVCISILHPPGDDPNHYEHASERWSPIQSVEKILISVMSMLAEPNDESPANVEAAKMWRERRTEYENKVREGVRKMLGL; encoded by the exons ATGACGTCTACCGCCCACCGCCGCCTACTCCAAGAGTATCGCGCCCTTACCAACAACCCACCAGAAGGCATCACCGCCGGCCCCATCTCTGAAGACGACCTACTTCACTGGGAATGCCTTATTCAAGGCCCTGAGGGTACACCCTTCGAGGGCGGCGTCTTTCCTGCGGAGCTCAAGTTCCCAAAGGACTATCCGCTTGCCCCGCCATCAATGAAGTTCCTCGCCGATGTGTGGCACCCAAATG TGTACCCTAGTGGTCTGGTATGCATTTCGATCCTTCACCCTCCTGGTGACGATCCCAACCATTACGAGCACGCATCCGAACGATGGTCACCTATTCAGTCTGTCGAGAAGATCCTAATCTCTGTCATGAGCATGCTCGCCGAGCCCAACGACGAGTCTCCTGCAAACGTTGAGGCAGCGAAGATGTGGCGTGAGCGGCGCACCGAATACGAAAATAAAGTCCGCGAGGGTGTCCGAAAAATGCTGGGTCTATAA
- a CDS encoding hypothetical protein (EggNog:ENOG41), translating into MLKSLVTLSAGLVGSAHAFWRMECPGRVGLARIDPIVNPGTVSKHAHAIHGSSNFAETVTTEQLLDADCTSCRVTQDKSSYWHPAMYFQDGDSGEFELVPQVGGMLAYYLLFGDNVTAFPPDFRMLAGSNDRRSYTIGDPSKPDPEKSMWQALGQTTQSDLAQRALGFNCLNYQKAPEGTLYRHYMPDKAYLDANCADGIRLEIMFPSCWKGGDAVDSQNHKDHVAFPDLVMTGTCPEDYPVRLPSLMYEVIWNTAAFSDRNGRFVFANGDTTGYGLHADFIMGWEEEFLQNAINTCTSETGRIEDCPLFDVVSEQKATSCEIKLPKALANEDVKGPMKELPGGDGVTYGDGSDVEQPDPTDGAHAPTLTYSPGDRPENSASPLPGQVFKVSSAYGAVAPGASSETTAKDVPSSVEQKPSLSTDEVLIPTIAAGDVGAAALKESTIAEPLPASAPTTTPAPELQPVTDTKSYFSTQFVTNGNLVSKILWDEEVVYVTDLQEEVVVVTVTSTAVVAPSAAPARRRRRGAHLHGHGHRYF; encoded by the exons ATGCTTAAATCACTCGTCACTCTTTCAGCTGGGCTAGTAGGTAGCGCCCATGCTTTCTGGCGCATGGAGTGTCCCGGCCGTGTTGGACTTGCCCGTATTGATCCCATCGTCAATCCTGGCACAGTTTCTAAGCATGCCCACGCAATTCATGGGTCTTCCA ACTTCGCCGAAACTGTCACCACCGAACAACTCCTAGATGCCGATTGTACATCGTGTCGAGTAACACAAGACAAGTCTTCTTACTGGCATCCTGCTATGTATTTCCAAGATGGCGACTCTGGAGAGTTCGAGCTTGTTCCTCAAGTGGGTGGTATGCTTGC TTACTACCTCCTCTTTGGAGATAACGTGACAGCTTTCCCCCCTGACTTCCGAATGCTAGCTGGTTCAAATGACAGAAGAAGCTACACCATCGGTGATCCAAGCAAGCCAGACCCGGAGAAGTCTATGTGGCAAGCTCTCGGTCAGACCACGCAAAGCGATCTAGCTCAACGGGCACTCGGGTTCAACTGTCTGAACTACCAAAAAGCCCCCGAGGGCACCCTCTATCGTCACTACATGCCTGATAAGGCTTATCTCGATGCGAACTGTGCTGATGGCATCCGTCTTGAAATCATGTTCCCATCGTGCTGGAAGGgtggtgatgctgttgacAGTCAAAACCACAAGGACCACGTCGCATTTCCCGATCTCGTTATGACAGGCACTTGCCCTGAGGACTATCCTGTCCGCCTACCTAGTCTCATGTATGAGGTCATCTGGAACACAGCCGCTTTCTCCGATCGTAACGGCCGCTTTGTCTTTGCCAACGGAGACACTACCG GCTACGGTTTACATGCAGATTTCATCATGGGCTGGGAGGAAGAGTTCCTTCAGAATGCCATCAATACTTGCACCAGCGAAACAGGAAGAATCGAGGACTGCCCTCTCTTCGACGTTGTTAGCGAACAGAAGGCCACCTCATGCGAGATAAAACTTCCCAAAGCTTTGGCCAACGAGGATGTGAAGGGTCCTATGAAAGAGCTGCCAGGCGGCGATGGAGTTACTTATGGAGATGGCTCTGACGTCGAGCAGCCTGACCCAACCGATGGTGCTCATGCACCCACATTGACTTACTCACCTGGCGACCGACCAGAGAACTCTGCCTCGCCTCTTCCTGGTCAAGTTTTCAAGGTGTCGTCAGCCTATGGGGCTGTGGCTCCTGGCGCAAGCTCCGAGACCACTGCTAAAGATGTTCCATCATCCGTTGAACAGAAGCCATCTCTGTCCACGGATGAAGTCCTCATCCCCACAATTGCCGCTGGAGATGTGGGCGCGGCTGCACTCAAAGAGTCTACGATTGCTGAGCCTCTCCCAGCTTCGGCACCTACAACCACCCCAGCACCGGAACTGCAGCCTGTGACAGACACAAAGAGCTACTTCAGCACACAGTTTGTAACAAACGGCAACCTCGTGAGCAAGATCCTCTGGGACGAGGAAGTGGTCTATGTGACCGATCTCCAAGAGGAAGTTGTGGTTGTTACTGTTACATCAACTGCTGTTGTCGCACCCTCAGCGGCACCAGCCCGGAGGAGACGCCGTGGAGCTCACCTCCATGGGCATGGACATCGATATTTCTAA